From Pseudomonadota bacterium, one genomic window encodes:
- a CDS encoding TIGR02281 family clan AA aspartic protease: MPNHSEPNTQRLGTGMLIVAAVLILGLFTLVFDRLIDQQANPNQTLTATISGDGYREVTLGRNRGGHYVASGTINGSPVTFLLDTGATTVTVSADLAGRLGLPRGGEILTQTANGQIVTYATRLDSVNLGGLQRRDVAATINPQMRGNDVLLGMSFLGQLEFNQRGDTLTLRQWMN, from the coding sequence TACCGGCATGCTCATCGTCGCCGCCGTGCTGATTTTGGGCCTGTTCACGCTGGTCTTCGACCGGCTCATCGACCAGCAGGCCAATCCCAATCAAACCTTGACCGCCACGATCTCCGGCGATGGTTACCGGGAGGTCACTTTGGGGCGCAACCGGGGCGGCCATTACGTCGCCAGCGGCACCATCAACGGCAGCCCGGTCACCTTTCTGCTCGATACCGGCGCGACCACGGTGACCGTTTCCGCCGACTTGGCGGGTCGGCTCGGGCTGCCGCGCGGTGGCGAAATCCTGACACAAACAGCGAATGGTCAGATCGTCACTTACGCCACACGGCTCGACTCGGTCAATTTGGGCGGCCTACAACGCCGCGACGTCGCCGCCACCATCAACCCGCAAATGCGCGGCAACGATGTTCTGCTGGGCATGAGCTTTCTCGGTCAGCTGGAGTTCAACCAACGTGGCGACACGCTGACCTTACGCCAATGGATGAACTGA
- the nadC gene encoding carboxylating nicotinate-nucleotide diphosphorylase — MKPQPPTPELIAQQVATALSEDIGAGDATAALIPADTHAQAGILCREPAVLCGQPWLDEVFRQLSPDIQIRWLAEDGDRLNVDQPVCVLDGPARALLTGERTALNFLQTLSGTATIARRYVLAVSGTRAKIMDTRKTLPGLRIAQKYAVRCGGAYNQRTGLYDGILIKENHITAAGSIRAAVDSARTTAPDLPLQVEVENLGELEQALAVGVRLILLDNFTPAMMREAVALNAAKAQPAELEASGNMTLESIRPVAETGVDRISIGGLTKHVQAIDFSLRFR; from the coding sequence ATGAAACCCCAACCACCCACACCAGAACTCATTGCACAGCAAGTGGCCACGGCGCTATCGGAAGATATCGGCGCGGGAGACGCCACGGCGGCGCTGATACCGGCCGATACACATGCCCAGGCAGGCATCCTCTGCCGTGAACCGGCCGTACTCTGTGGGCAACCGTGGTTGGACGAGGTTTTTCGTCAGCTCTCCCCGGATATCCAAATACGCTGGCTGGCGGAAGACGGCGATCGGTTGAATGTCGACCAGCCGGTTTGCGTACTCGACGGGCCCGCCCGCGCCCTGCTGACGGGAGAGCGCACGGCGTTGAACTTTCTGCAAACCCTCTCGGGCACGGCCACGATCGCCCGCCGGTATGTGCTGGCCGTGTCGGGCACGCGCGCCAAGATCATGGACACGCGGAAAACCCTACCGGGGCTGCGGATTGCGCAAAAATACGCGGTCCGGTGTGGAGGCGCCTACAACCAGCGAACCGGGCTCTACGACGGCATCCTCATCAAGGAGAACCACATTACCGCGGCGGGTTCCATCCGGGCCGCGGTGGACAGTGCCCGCACAACCGCCCCCGATCTTCCCCTGCAAGTAGAGGTGGAAAACCTCGGCGAACTGGAACAAGCGCTGGCCGTTGGCGTGCGGCTGATTCTATTGGACAACTTCACCCCGGCGATGATGCGCGAAGCGGTGGCGCTCAACGCCGCCAAGGCGCAACCGGCGGAGCTGGAAGCATCCGGCAACATGACCTTGGAGTCGATTCGACCGGTTGCAGAGACGGGGGTGGACCGAATCTCCATCGGCGGGCTGACCAAGCACGTTCAGGCCATCGATTTCTCGCTGCGCTTCCGATGA